Proteins from a single region of Macaca thibetana thibetana isolate TM-01 chromosome 4, ASM2454274v1, whole genome shotgun sequence:
- the DEK gene encoding protein DEK, whose product MSATAPAAEGEGTPAQPASEKEPEMPGPREESEEEEDEDDDEEEEEEKEKSLIVEGKREKKKVERLTMQVSSLQREPFTIAQGKGQKLCEIERIHFFLSKKKTDELRNLHKLLYNRPGTVSSLKKNVGQFSGFPFEKGSVQYKKKEEMLKKFRNAMLKSICEVLDLERSGVNSELVKRILNFLMHPKPSGKPLPKSKKTSSKGSKKERNSSGMARKAKRTKCPEILSDESSSDEDEKKNKEESSDDDDKESEEEPPKKTTKREKPKQKATSKSKKSVKSANVKKADSSTTKKNQNSSKKESESEDSSDDEPLIKKLKKPPTDEELKETIKKLLASANLEEVTMKQICKKVYENYPTYDLTERKDFIKTTVKELIS is encoded by the exons ATGTCCGCCACGGCCCCTGCTGCGGAGGGAGAGGGAACCCCCGCCCAGCCCGCATCCGAGAAAGAACCCGAAATGCCTGGTCCCAGAGAAGAGAGCGAGGAGGAAGAAGACGAGGACGACgacgaggaggaagaggaggaaaaag AAAAGAGTCTCATCGTGGAAGgcaagagggaaaagaagaaagtagagaGGCTGACAATGCAAGTCTCTTCCTTACAGAGAGAACCATTTACAATTGCACAAG gaaaggGGCAGAAACTTTGTGAAATTGAgaggatacatttttttctaagtaagaAGAAAACCGATGAACTTAGAAATCTGCACAAACTGCTTTacaacaggccaggcact GTGTCCTCATTAAAGAAGAATGTGGGTCAGTTCAGTGGCTTTCCGTTTGAAAAAGGAAGTGTCCagtataaaaagaaggaagaaatgttgaaaaa atttaGAAATGCCATGTTAAAGAGCATCTGTGAGGTTCTTGATTTGGAGAGATCAGGTGTAAATAGTGAACTAGTGAAGAGGATCTTGAATTTCTTAATGCATCCAAAGCCCTCTGGCAAA CCATTGCCAAAATCTAAAAAAACTTCTAGCAAAGGCAGTAAAAAGGAACGGAACAGTTCTGGAATGGCAAGGAAGGCTAAGCGAACCAAATGTCCTGAAATTCTGTCAGATGAATCTAGTAGTgatgaagatgaaaagaaaaacaaggaagagtCTTCAGATGATGACGATAAAGAAAGTGAAGAGGAG CCACCAAAAAAgacaaccaaaagagaaaaacctAAACAGAAAGCTacttctaaaagtaaaaaatctgTGAAAAGTGCCAATGTTAAGAAGGCAGATAGCAGCACCACCAAGAAGAATCAAAACAGTTCCAAAAAAG AAAGTGAGTCTGAGGATAGTTCAGATGATGAACCTTTaattaaaaagttgaagaaaCCCCCTACAGATGAAGaattaaaggaaacaataaagaaattaCTGGCCAGTGCTAACTTGGAAGAAGTCACAATGAAACAGATTTGCAAAAAG GTCTATGAAAATTATCCTACTTATGATTTAACTGAAAGGAAAGATTTCATAAAAACAACTGTAAAAGAG CTAATTTCTTGA